The genomic region TCATAACACCTTTGAGGTGGCCCTGGGAAGTTCCCAACGACATTTACTTGTGCAGTTGTGTCTTTAAGTAAAATCGGGCACGAGTCGGTAAAATGATTAGGCTTAGCGTAAATCTTGTACAACCAAGCTGTGTTTGTTTTTCTTACAAGCATATTTTTAACCACATTAGTAAATTCATCAATCTTATCTACTAAGGAAGGAGTACTTAGCTCATGCACCCTTTTCGTAGGTTCCATAGGTGGTTGATACTGTTGAGAATTTGCAGCCATAGTCAAAATTAACTCCCTATCTCTTTAAGGAGTCATGTTCACAAGCGCTCCTCCGCTATCGGCATCAATCACTTTCATTTCCATTGGGAGTAACCCCTTATAAAAATATTGTAAAGGCGATTGTTCAGACAGgccatgttgtgggcaacttgtgCACAACTTCTTGTATCGCTCCCAATATTCATAGAGTGACTTTGCTTTCTTTTGTTGTATTCCGACTATACTCCTTcttaattcagatactcgagctGTTGGGAAAAACCTGTCAAGAAATAATCGAGACATATCAATCCAAGTATTAACAAATGCCGGAATTAAATGAAATAGCTATTCTCTAGCAGAGTCGGCTAATGAAGAGGGAAAAGCTTAGAGTTTAATTTGATCCTCGGTTACTCCCTCTAGTTTCATGCTTAAACAAACCATGTGGAATTCCTTCAAATGAGTGTGGGGGTTCTCGTTTTTCAAACCGCAGAAAGTgggaaataaataaattaagtttGATTTCAACTCGAACGATGTTTCTCCTACCGGATAAGTTATGCATAGCAGTTGTTGTTCATCTTGTGATGCTGCGAGTTGGtgtatagttttatctgccattTCATCTAATTGATcaaatgagaaaatatatttggTATAAGATCCTATTTTGAAGTCAGGATGTGGTCGTTTACCACGTTGAATAGCTTCTCTTCGCAATGTTCGAGCCAACTTTTCTATTTCTTGTTCAAATTCTATAGTCCCCGGTTCTGACCTAGTCATaaagaaaacaaacaaaaattagaaaatttcaaTCCCCGACAACGGCACCAAAATTTGATGGGCGTCGAAATCACCAAATATAAATTCCTATGACAAAATAACAATAAATTGAAATATAGAACAGTAAGGTCGAATCCATAGGGACTAGTTATCTAATTTTGCATTTTCTCATGACCAGAATTATTGTCGTGGTAACAGTTGTGCGTTGCAATGTTGGAAAATaaaaaggggatttaattgataaagataatattaaaagaaaagaaaatatatgtataaaaataaagcaaaaaaaaaacgTGACTGCAAAATAAATTaagcaaaataaaattaattggtaaataaaatatttttaaagtttagcAATAGCCTCGATATACTCTGAACTCGAATCAATCCTTAAAAAATGGTTGTTCCCTTCCAACCGATAAGTTGGTTATAGCAATCCAGGACGCTTCAAACCGCCAACTTTACCTCTCGTAGTCAATTCTAGTATGACATGCAAATCGACCCTTGTCATATTTCTAACCACGTGACACGTATCTGTAATTTAAGACTTCAACAGTCTTGCGATCTGAAAAGTCCAACTTGAATTAACAACCTTAACAGAATCCAACTAACTTTTTCCAATTGAACATGCCAATTTGTTCACGGGATTTTGAATACAGCACGGCCGACTCAACTTCCCAACTGTACGCTAAACGATTCCAACCCAACCCGcgctttttgaattgaaatcaaATCAACTTGGAGGGATGAATTTGTACTATCCCATATATCGAAGATTTAGCGAATACCAAGTCACAAAGTATTTAGTGTGGGTTCATATCTCATGATTATTTGTCAAAGCGGTAACTGGATTAAGGCTAAAAAGAGGCTTAGTTAAGCATGAAATAAATCATGCTAGATGGAGTATGGAAGTGATGAAATTTGGAAAGGGGAAGAGCCTTGGAAggtaattaaacaaaaaaaaatgttgaaactaaaagaaattgaaacagtAGAATAGAGAGTACTGACgtagaaaagaataaaaaaaaagtaaagaatTGATTCATTCCAAAGCCAAGTCTTCCCAAGTATTTATACACAATTCTAGTGCTAAAATCTAACTAGATTTTCCTTAAAAATTACCACtagataaatcaaaatttaaaaatcaaattttaaactaaatacaaattttaacaatatcaaaaataatttgATCTTTATCCAACCAATttcaagttttaaatttttatctagCCAACTTCAAaccttcaatctttcaatctacCCCTCTTTATTACTTTTTATTCCAATTTAGCCCCTTTTTGTAAGAATTTGAATTCAACACACCAATTTCATCTCTGATaagaaaaacccaaatttaatagCATGTTATTCGATAATTAAcaaaaaataaatgtattaaaaatacaaatttatctTGCTATGGGGGTTTCAAACAAAAGGTTAAAGCAAATTAGCTTTTATATGTTTGAAgacttttttttttatgaatgatTAATGGgttttttaataaaagaattcAGTTTGTTTCTGATAATCATAATTTTTTTAATGTATATTCCAAAAATCATTCAAATaccatattttaaattaaaattttgtcatttttaaAGGTCAAACTACAGTTTTAACTATACTAACTTTAAGGTTTTATAAATTGTAAAGggccaaaaaatcaaaatttcccattttaggCCCCCGGCGTAGCCCCGTCATTGCTATTTatcgaatgtgaaattgcaatACCCGTCAATTTGGTTATGCTCTGGTGACAAAAGACGAGATTTTCAAGCCGTCAGTTTTGACAGGCACATATTTCAATATCAGAAACCTGCATAAATTAAGAAATGAGATTTTCTCAGCAAAAGAACAGTTTACCCTTAAGTCTTCCATAGGTTTACCATGGATAAGTTGCTCCCCTTTTCCTTCACCTTCCTTGTGTTCATTTTCATGGTGTTTAAACTATGGATGAGATCAAAAATAAAGGAGACACCCAAAAATCTACCTCCTGCACCATGGAAACTACCTATTATAGGGCACTTACATCTTTTAATGTTTGTTCTTCCCCATCGGCGCTTAACGGAATTAGCCAAAAGACATGGTTCCCTGATGCACCTACAACTTGGTGAATTATCACACGTTGTTGTTTCTTCTCCAGAGGATGCTAAAGAAGTGATgaaatcacatgatatcaatttTGCTAACAGGCCCTTTCTCCTTGGTGCAGAAATCGTATTATACAGTCTTTCAGATATTGGTTTTGCACCATATGGAAGCCACTGGAGGCAGCTTCGAAAAGTTTGCACATTGGAGCTGTTAAGTATGAAACGTGTACAATCATGCCGATCAATCAGAGAAGAGGAGGTATCAAGTTTAATTACATCAATCTTTTGTAATACAGGATCAGAAATCAACCTTGGAGAAATGTTATGCAACTTATCATATAACATCACTTTAAGGACTGCTTTGGCCGGAAGATGCAAATTGCAACACGAAACATTGATTCCAATTCTCAAACAATTTGTCAATGCTTTAGGTGGTTTCAGTATTACCGATCTGTTTCCTTCCGTCAAATTGCTTCCCATGATCAGTGGGATGAGAGCCAAACTTGAGAAGTTTCACCATGATTTGGACGTGATGCTTGAAAGCATCATTGAAGAACATAGAGCTAGCAATGCAAATCTGGGAAACAGTGATGATGAAACGGATGATCTACTTGATGTTCTTCTGAATCTCCAGGATCACGGAGGCCTTGAATTTCCCTTAACGACTGACAACATCAAAGCTGTTATACTGGTTAGTAGTTTTATATCTCATGTCTTTCTTGTTTATATATGTTCGCATACAGTCCCATACCTTTGCATGCCCAAAAATCAAATAACATCAAGCTTGAGGATGATATCATCGCAAAGGAACCTTTATTTAGTATTCAAATATATGAGACTTTGCTTTCTTCAGTAGCTTGAAAGCAGTACGAACATGTTTTGTACTTTAACCAAGTTGAACTGCTTTTCAGGACATGTTCATTGGTGGGACTGAGACATCTTCAACTGTAGTAGAATGGGCAATGTCGGAAATAATGAAAAATCCTAGAATCCTTGAAAAAGCGCAAGCTGAGGTGAGGCAAGTCTATGATAGAACAGGGGATGTCAACGAATTAGACCTTCATGAATTGAAGTACTTGAAGTTGGTTATAAAGGAAACTCTAAGATTACACCCTCCTCTACCTTTGCTAATTCCAAGAGAAAATAGTGAGAGATGTGAGATTAATGGATATGAGATACCAGCCAAGACCAAAGTGATTGTTAATGCATGGGCAATTGGAAGAGATTCCAACTACTGGAGTGAAGCCGAGAGGTTCATTCCAGAGAGATTCATCAATAGTTCAGTTGACTATAAAGGGGCTAACTTTGAATTTATTCCCTTTGGTGCCGGAAGGAGGATATGTCCTGGCATGTCATATGGTATGGCTGTTGTCGAGCTTTCCCTTGCAAAATTACTATCCCATTTTGATTGGAAACTCCCTAATGGAATGAAAAATGAGGATCTAGACATGACTGAGGCTTTTGGTGCTTCTATTAGAAGAAAAAGCGAGCTCTACCTTGTTCCCACACCATATCACTTAGGAATGACAATGGAGCGGGACGGGGTCAATATTACTAAACCCATCcactttttcaaaaataaatctaCTCTATTAGAAGCGGATCAATAAAAAATCCATCGTATGGTTCAGATTTTCCCATCCTTATAATCACCTACCATCATGTGTTAAATAGTTAGAATGTATGTATTCCACATGGCAGTGAAAAGATTGTGAAATCACATTCCAAAATGGGAGTTGTTGCTTCCTTTTTTTTAAATTCGTGTTTGAATGATGTTCCCTTTAATTTTTACCCTGAGATAGGAGCATATTGAAAAGACAAGTTTGCTCACAATGTATTCCGCTATTTAATTTGAAATATTATGTTGTTTCTCTTAGATTAGGTTGGCAACTCAGCAATATAGATTTAGGTAAATAATGGTAGTTGGGAGAATCCAAAAACTCTGCATTTACGTTTAGCCGcctcaaaatttcaaattttgagaaGTGATTGGTTGATTAGTTAAGACTTCAAGATTAATTTGTAAACAAGGTAAAAGTTCTATTATCATGAAGTATTAAATAGAGCAAGGTTCAATTGAATAATTAGACCAAAATGTGTTTATGCTAGTGGATTTATATGTCATCATTCATGTTGATAAGGTTTAATTAAGCTTAATGATAAGTTAATTATGGTTCAATTAAAAATGTCTTAATATTTACAAGAAAACCAAACTATgtaagttaaaataataaaacaaaagatgatATTTTCCATCATCTTCATCATCTTTATCTTCCATGGCCGAATGTTGAGAGAAAAAATAAGGTTTTCATTTTTCAACCTTTAAGCTTTATTTGGTAAGTGATTTCTAActcgtttcttgtaatttttatatttttggaatatcAGGAACTTGATTTAGCTAGTCCAACAACTATTTTGTGAAACAGATAAAGATTTTGAAACTTACTATTAatgttttttagttttttttagaagtttgatgatagatttataAACTTGATAGTTAAATAAGACTATTTTCTAAAGTGATTTTgattgattttaaaatttaaggactAAGTTGTTACATGAAATTCTTGTGAAAACGTGATAAATATGGGATGTGTAGGGACTATAGGAAATCTGGCTGGCATGGTTCGGGATAAATTGTGTTTGATTTGAAAGCTttgggtttagggattaaattgcataaagggtaaagttttggggtaattttgtaaaacgaTAATAAAAGGGCCtatatacttaattttaattgtttaagttgttttaaatggttaattgaatttaaaattattatttagatcaagaagtGAATCAATCAGGAAATAATTGTGGAAAAGAAAAATTAGTGGAGTAAATATCGACATCGCGTTCATGGCCGTTTTTGattaggtaagttcgtacattgGTTAAACTAGTTAGTTGTTGTTtttgtaatttattaaatattatgtaTCTTGTGAATGATTTTAATTGCTTGATATATGGTAAATGGtgaattggactaaattgcaatgttAGCTAAGTTTATGGTTATGTTTGAAAATGAGAAACTATATGGATAAGTTCTTGTGATGAAATAATgtgtatatttttaaattatttggatATGAAACGTGGCCTGTATGAACCTTGTGCatgcttaggatacaaatgacatgccattagggtTATTATCATTTCGAGTATTGGTCTTGGATGTCCTACTAATGGCTAAGGTCttacatttgttgcggattcttcacagctcgtgtgagcaggcctaattcacagctcgtgtgagcatcgTTCCTTCATGTCCGACGTTACTTCATTTGGTTTATCAAGTGATAGATATGTAAATGGAAATGGTTACATGAAATTGTTACATAGAAATAGATATACGAAAGGAGACTTTTTATATGAATATTTGAAACGAAATgtgaaatgttaaatgaatatgtTATGGTTGAATTGAGTTTTAAATGTGTTTACTTGTGTATGTTTCATGTCATGATACGGGTACATGTTTCATATTTATGAACTCACTAACTTTGTGAGACTTGTGATGTGTATAAGAAATAAATGAACTTGTGACCTTGATTgtgaattaaattgtgaaatgtttaAGTTACATTCCTAATGgtcatgaaactaactaaaaattcgacttaaggcaagcgcacctgtcgaacagtagtataattaTGGTGAGACTGAAAATATCGTAtctacgaggactaaaagtactagtaattactatcttttattatttagcctaagaattaaatgatgtttttaaactaaactaattttctaatttaactaagattacgacagagatgaaagttggaaaatactttagaaaaaccaatggagaaaacaatacccaagaCAGAATCCACCTAGAcgtcacttattacctttgacttagacgatttattcacttcacttattccgtagaaatccctgatttatgttattatccatttcgagactaaaaacaattgactttaggttgattaatcgaaatctctttctaattaaaccctattgtcgcattaactcaatctatggattcccttattagatttgactttaatccggcagatttatgtcgtcctatctttaggattgcatgcaactctgcttaattatgaataatctactcttaaacagggacttttgctccattgaataagcacatcaagaacctgaattaatatcctggaatattaaagcaaggattaaaactcacaattaagaataagaacaaatatttatcatataaatcaaagagtaataaaattcatcttaggtttcatctcccttaggtatttagggagtttagttcataataataatcgaaaacatctcaaagtttggaaaacaaaaaaaataaagaaacccaaagaacttctaggaaattggatggaaatcttcagtcctGATATAGATCCTGGCTCTGAGgtgattcgatggctattctcgagtattttctgcctccaaCTCTGTGTGTGTTTCCTCTAATCcttttctagggtgtttatataggctttagaatgcttccaaaccctcaaaagtggccttttccgagtagaactagacttggtcttgatagggacacgaccgtgtgccacgcTCGTGTGCAAGTGCTCAAGCCGTAtgtaattctgagttggtttctagtcgacacggccatgacacacaggtgtgtggtctgctcgtgtccctcacacgggcgtgtggtttacccatgtggtagtgcctaggccatgtgaaacactGTTTTAAGCCCAATTcatccgtttttggcccgtttctcgctctttttgctatcctaagctttcctgagtataaaaacatgaaattaaaggattaggagcatcaaattcactaaaaccaaggaaaaacaattcataaatatgccaagcatgggataaaaatatgtataaattacggtttgtcaaatatccccacactgaagcatttgcttgtcctcaagtaaaatcctcaactcacaattaaaataaattcttttcaacttataattctcatttaTAATGTTCAAAATAATCCACAAGcagtcatacattgaaaatttaactaaaagaacattaaaattttaaatagtctaagttgagcattttaatcataaaattataggcattcccctttatctaagtaattatctttaattccaaattgacaatggttgacatcctcactaaaggttcactcaaaccactcaatgtgtttaaggttcaatgattaagcactcattagtcaaacatgaaaagttattaccataggcttgcatgaaaatcaaatctccaccactataaatgagatgatacacaaatcaaaaggacTATGAAGGGTTGTAACGGTgctttgggttaaaggtgtggatacaGGCTGAAAAAGACAGTTAGaatcaaaattaaattgataaattacctaactggAAAAATAACTAACTTCAATTGAATAaacatgagcttcttctcagagtATGGATTTAAATACtaaagctcaaaaacaaagaattactaccaatatgtatgtatgtatgtaacgcccctaacccgaatccgtcaccggaaaagagttacggagcattaccagagttaccgattcatttatcagatatttcattaatccgatatcttttcttttccatgttcaagtctcgtattcaagttatctggatctttataaagaaatttggtcgtcgttttcatttatttcatgttataatacattcagctaatactctaaacaaaattatcattttacccctaaacttttaattaatgacgatttcatccttaggttaaaataaaataaaattattgcaatttaatccttatttccagccgttattctcacacaaattgataacaacctatgaattctataaaatgtcagaattttccataatttcaacacttttcaatttaatccttaaaacatgtttttccctgatcttgagctaaattaataatttcattcaattttgtaatttaaataataaaataatccatttcatacaaattggtcatttttaacatttttttcaaaattgcccataaaattttacttttattcaatttagtccatgagcctaaaaaatacaaattacccatgctagctgaatactcacacatattttcctcctcctcctcctctccattccacatccttaatttatataacatgcaacaagtaacattatcaataatttcactatttacttatgtagaTTCAAAACTGtctatttgcgtcatagtcactaaattatttatatcttaagctaaagaactagaaattaagatccgctaattttccctaaaactagacttacttatcttatttccataaaattttcagaatttttggtttagccaataagtacagtttattctttaaagttacccctgttctgctgtctgacagttccgacccttcttcactaagaattaattatctcatcgtacgagatttggatgatgttcctgcttatttctattgaaaatagactctttaaggattttaaacatataaatttaatcccttaattatttttctccaatgtttta from Gossypium arboreum isolate Shixiya-1 chromosome 1, ASM2569848v2, whole genome shotgun sequence harbors:
- the LOC108481220 gene encoding desmethyl-deoxy-podophyllotoxin synthase-like; the protein is MDKLLPFSFTFLVFIFMVFKLWMRSKIKETPKNLPPAPWKLPIIGHLHLLMFVLPHRRLTELAKRHGSLMHLQLGELSHVVVSSPEDAKEVMKSHDINFANRPFLLGAEIVLYSLSDIGFAPYGSHWRQLRKVCTLELLSMKRVQSCRSIREEEVSSLITSIFCNTGSEINLGEMLCNLSYNITLRTALAGRCKLQHETLIPILKQFVNALGGFSITDLFPSVKLLPMISGMRAKLEKFHHDLDVMLESIIEEHRASNANLGNSDDETDDLLDVLLNLQDHGGLEFPLTTDNIKAVILDMFIGGTETSSTVVEWAMSEIMKNPRILEKAQAEVRQVYDRTGDVNELDLHELKYLKLVIKETLRLHPPLPLLIPRENSERCEINGYEIPAKTKVIVNAWAIGRDSNYWSEAERFIPERFINSSVDYKGANFEFIPFGAGRRICPGMSYGMAVVELSLAKLLSHFDWKLPNGMKNEDLDMTEAFGASIRRKSELYLVPTPYHLGMTMERDGVNITKPIHFFKNKSTLLEADQ